The genomic interval TATAGCCTTTGCGACATTTTCAGGACAGTGACCGAGATTGCACACCGCGATGCCTGCAACGAAATCCCGATATTCGTTGCCTTTCTCGTCCCAGAGGCGGCAACCTGAACCGCGCACGAAGGTTACTTCTTCTCTTACGTAGGTGTTGCATATAACCGAATCGGCGAGTTGCTGAATTGGGCTTCTCATTTTCTCTTCCCTTCGTTCTCTACAATTTCCGTACCTATACCCGAGTCCGTGAATAATTCAAGCAGGACTGCATGGGGGATACGCCCGTCGATAATGTGGACCTTTTGAACGCCTGATTGAACCGCATCTACGGCACACCTGACCTTGGGGATCATCCCTCCGGTGATTGTTTCGTTTTCAATCATCTCCAAAGCTTCTGAAACGGTCATGCTGGAAATGAGGTTTCCGTCTTTATCAAGAACTCCGGGGACATCGGTCATGAGGATGAGTTTGCTTGCCCTGAGGGATGCTGCGATGGCTCCGGCCACAAGATCTGCGTTGATGTTAAAGGTTTCACCTGCAGGTCCCACTCCTACAGGAGCAATTACGGGGATTATCTGGCTCTGCTCGAGAATCCTGAGAATGTCCGTGTTTATCCTCCGGACTTCTCCCACAAGGCCTATGTCTATTATCTCAGGAGGTCGGTCATCACCCTGATAACGGAAAATCTGCATTTTTGTGGCTTCGATGAGCTGACTGTCCTTTCCGCTAAGCCCCACGGCCTTTCCGCCATGTCTGTGAATCAGCTGGACTATTTCTTTGTTAACCTGCCCGGCAAGAACCATTTCCACAATGTTCATGGTTTCTTCGTCGGTAATTCTCATGCCGTCTCGAAAGAGCGTCTTCTTTCCGATTTTTTTCAGCATGTTGCCGATCTGAGGCCCTCCGCCGTGGACTATAATCGGGTTGATGCCAATGTACTTCAGGAGGACCACATCGCTGGCAAAAGAATCCTTCAGGGATTCTTCCACCATTGCATGACCGCCGTACTTTATGACCACATTCTTGCCGTAAAAAGCCCGAATGTATGGCAGGGCCTCGCTTAAGACCTTCGCCCGATCCTGAGGAGAAATCTCTTCCATAATTTTTTACCTCACCTGATCGTTACAGGATGTATCTGCTGAGATCCTGATCTTCCACGATGTCTCTCAATGTTTCGCGCACATATTGCCTGGTTATGCGAATAGTCTGCCCCTGGAGATCGGGGGCATTAAAAGAGATATCCGATAAAAGTTTTTCCATTATTGTGTGAAGCCTTCTTGCACCGATGTTTTCTGTTCTGGTGTTAACTTCGTAGGCAATCTCGGCGATCTCTTCAATCGCATCGTCCTCGAACACCAGTTCCACGCCTTCTGTGGCAAGAAGGGCACGGTACTGAGTGATGAGAGCATTTTCGGGCTCCGTTAAAATCCTGACGAAATCCTCTTTGGTGAGGGGCTTGAGTTCCACCCTTATGGGGAATCTGCCCTGAAGTTCCGGAATTAGATCCGACGGTTTTGACATGTGGAAAGCGCCGGAGGCTATAAAAAGTATGTGATCTGTCCTGACCATTCCGTATTTTGTCATCACCGTTGATCCTTCCACAATGGGAAGGAGATCCCGCTGTACGCCCTCACGGGACACATCGGGCCCGCCCGTAGCTTCCCGACCCGCTATCTTGTCTATCTCGTCGATGAAGATAATTCCGGAATGCTCAACCCTTTCAATAGCGGTGCGTATGACCTTATCCATGTCTATAAGGCGCTGGGACTCCTCTTCGATTAAAATCTCTTTAGCCTCCGGTATCTTCACCTTGCGGCGTCGGGTTCGTCTGGGCATCATGCTGCTCAGCATCTCTCTGAGATTGTAATCCAGGTCTTCAAGACCGGCTCCGGCAAACACTTCTATCATGGGCATGGAGCGATCGGGTACATCTATTTCAACGTATCTTTCATCCAGCGCACCGTCCCTCAAAAGCTTCCTGAGCTTCTCTCTTGTGGAATCCACCTGCTGAACTTCAGATACCTCGGCCGAATCTCCCGCCGCCGGGGCGGCACGGTTCTTCCGTCTTGACTGCGGCAGAAGGATGTCGAGAAGCTTTTCTTCTGCCAGTTCCTCTGCCCTTGCCCGAACCCTTTCCATCTCTTCCGCCCTTACCATATTGACGGCGATATCGGTAAGGTCTCTAATCATGGACTCCACGTCCCGCCCCACGTATCCCACTTCGGTAAATTTTGTTGCCTCCACTTTCAGGAAAGGGGACTGGGCCAGTTTGGCAAGCCGGCGGGCAATTTCCGTTTTTCCCACACCGGTGGGACCGATCATAATGATGTTCTTCGGTGCTATTTCGTCTCGAAGATGCTCCGGAACCTGCTGTCGTCTCCACCTGTTCCTCAGCGCTATGGCCACCATCCGCTTTGCTTCCTGCTGGCCGATAATGTATTTGTCGAGCTCCCGGACAATCTCTGCCGGCGTAAGAGGCTTATCCATAATCACAACTCCTCAATCACGAATTCCCTGTTGGTATAAATGCATATGGATGCCGCAATTTTCATTGCTTCTTCAACTATTTCCCTGGGACTCAGTTGCGAATGCTTAATGAGAGCACGGGCTGCGGCCAGCGCATAAGGGGCACCGGAGCCTATTGCTGCAACGCCGTCGTCGGGTTCTATCACGTCTCCTGTTCCGCTGATAATAAAACAGTCGCTACGATCCATTGCAATAAGCATTGCTTCCAGCCGTCTCAATACCCGATCGGTACGCCAGTCCTTGGCCAGTTCTACCGCCGCTCTTTTGAGATTCCCGTTGTACTGTTCGAGTTTGGTTTCCAGCCTTTCAAAAAGCGTGAAGGCATCAGCGGTTGCTCCTGCAAACCCGGCAAGTACCCTGCCGTGGTACATGCGCCTTACTTTGCGGGCTCCGTGTTTTACAACCGTGTCCCCCAGCGTAACCTGGCCGTCTCCTGCCATAACGGCGCCGTCTTTGTGCCTTAGC from Thermodesulforhabdus norvegica carries:
- the argB gene encoding acetylglutamate kinase encodes the protein MEEISPQDRAKVLSEALPYIRAFYGKNVVIKYGGHAMVEESLKDSFASDVVLLKYIGINPIIVHGGGPQIGNMLKKIGKKTLFRDGMRITDEETMNIVEMVLAGQVNKEIVQLIHRHGGKAVGLSGKDSQLIEATKMQIFRYQGDDRPPEIIDIGLVGEVRRINTDILRILEQSQIIPVIAPVGVGPAGETFNINADLVAGAIAASLRASKLILMTDVPGVLDKDGNLISSMTVSEALEMIENETITGGMIPKVRCAVDAVQSGVQKVHIIDGRIPHAVLLELFTDSGIGTEIVENEGKRK
- the hslU gene encoding ATP-dependent protease ATPase subunit HslU — its product is MDKPLTPAEIVRELDKYIIGQQEAKRMVAIALRNRWRRQQVPEHLRDEIAPKNIIMIGPTGVGKTEIARRLAKLAQSPFLKVEATKFTEVGYVGRDVESMIRDLTDIAVNMVRAEEMERVRARAEELAEEKLLDILLPQSRRKNRAAPAAGDSAEVSEVQQVDSTREKLRKLLRDGALDERYVEIDVPDRSMPMIEVFAGAGLEDLDYNLREMLSSMMPRRTRRRKVKIPEAKEILIEEESQRLIDMDKVIRTAIERVEHSGIIFIDEIDKIAGREATGGPDVSREGVQRDLLPIVEGSTVMTKYGMVRTDHILFIASGAFHMSKPSDLIPELQGRFPIRVELKPLTKEDFVRILTEPENALITQYRALLATEGVELVFEDDAIEEIAEIAYEVNTRTENIGARRLHTIMEKLLSDISFNAPDLQGQTIRITRQYVRETLRDIVEDQDLSRYIL
- the hslV gene encoding ATP-dependent protease subunit HslV; the encoded protein is MGPQVKIHSTTVLALRHKDGAVMAGDGQVTLGDTVVKHGARKVRRMYHGRVLAGFAGATADAFTLFERLETKLEQYNGNLKRAAVELAKDWRTDRVLRRLEAMLIAMDRSDCFIISGTGDVIEPDDGVAAIGSGAPYALAAARALIKHSQLSPREIVEEAMKIAASICIYTNREFVIEEL